From Marivirga harenae, one genomic window encodes:
- a CDS encoding transposase yields the protein MKLNNLYFFTATIKNWLPILQNDQLKDVIINSLRYLKNNDKIKIYGFVIMPNHIHLIWELIDMNGNEMPHSSFMKFTGHKIIRYLQIDKSDYLDKIKVNFNDRNYNLWKEKPMAIELYSPNVIYQKLDYIHNNPVKGKWMLAESPLEYKYTSARFYENGIDEFNVLNHIGDVI from the coding sequence ATGAAACTCAACAACCTATATTTCTTCACAGCAACAATAAAAAATTGGCTTCCCATTTTACAAAATGACCAGCTAAAGGATGTCATTATTAATAGTCTTAGGTATTTGAAAAATAATGATAAAATTAAAATTTATGGCTTTGTAATTATGCCAAATCACATTCATTTAATATGGGAATTAATCGATATGAATGGTAATGAAATGCCGCATAGTAGTTTTATGAAGTTTACTGGACATAAAATTATAAGATATCTACAAATTGATAAGTCCGACTATTTAGATAAAATCAAAGTTAATTTTAATGACAGGAATTACAATTTATGGAAAGAAAAACCAATGGCAATAGAACTTTATAGTCCAAATGTAATATACCAGAAACTTGACTATATTCATAATAACCCTGTAAAAGGCAAATGGATGTTAGCAGAAAGTCCTTTAGAATACAAATATACATCAGCTAGATTTTATGAGAATGGTATAGATGAATTTAATGTTTTGAACCATATTGGTGACGTCATTTAA
- a CDS encoding WD40/YVTN/BNR-like repeat-containing protein, giving the protein MKRLYYLILAIFLTLPYGMEAQKRKAQDTKSYDEKLYDALEWRGIGPFRGGRSAAVTGVADQPNLFYMGATGGGVWRTKDGGSTWESISDGHFGGSIGAVAVAESDPNVIYVGGGEKTLRGNMSYGYGMYKSVDAGKNWEHIGLDNSRHISRIRIHPQNPDILYVAVMGDIFKDSEERGVYKSTDGGKTWQRKLFANKRAGAVDLILDPNNPRIMYASTWNVRRSPSNFSSGGPGSDIWKSTDSGENWVKLSVNKGLPKGVWGISGITVSPKNSNRLWAIIENENGGVFRSDDAGETWQKTNDDRSLRQRAWYYTRIYADSQDEDMVYVVNVSYHQSKDGGKTFTSHRAPHGDHHDLWIDPNDNQRMIMADDGGAQVSFDGGENWSTYMNQNTAQFYRVTTDNHFPFRIYGAQQDNSTVRIAHRTTGSVIGEQDWESTAGGESAHLAIDEKNNDIVYGGSYDGFLTRYNHNSEEIRAINVWPDNPMGHGAEEMKYRFQWNFPIFTSPHDPNKLYTASNHLHVTTNEGHQWETISPDLTRNDPSKLGPSGGPITKDNTSVEYYCTIFAAIESPYEEGLLWTGSDDGLVHVSKDGGENWENVTPKNMPEWIMINSIEADPFTNGGAYIAATSYKNGDYQPYLYKTKDYGKSWTKIVNGIQNDHFTRVVRADPEKKGLLYAGTETKMYISFDDGASWKDFQLNLPIVPITDLTIKDNHLIAATQGRGFWLIDDLTVMHQLSDEVKQNDFYLFQPKKTYRIGGRSYESKTAGKNMPSGVITYFHLNDTSAADTVKIHFKEKSGKVISTFSTHPDKKAKEEKLTVEPGSNQLIWNMRYPDAEDFDGMILWWSSTSGPTALPGKYDVELSLNGEIQTQEFEIVKDPRSSATLDDLKAQFDFQTEVITKLSETNLAIKDIRKARTQIEDVIKKAEADTIKNMGKSILDEMKEIEESLYQTKNRSGQDPLNYPIRLNNKLGHLNSLMGMGDNRPTESAIEFSKEVTARIDKHLEALKVILDKDVSAFNDLVQANQVKAVKLD; this is encoded by the coding sequence ATGAAAAGACTATATTATCTTATCTTAGCTATTTTCTTGACGCTTCCATATGGCATGGAAGCTCAAAAAAGAAAAGCTCAGGACACAAAATCTTATGACGAAAAGCTTTATGACGCTTTAGAATGGCGAGGTATCGGCCCATTTAGAGGGGGTAGGTCTGCCGCTGTAACTGGTGTAGCAGATCAGCCTAATTTATTCTATATGGGTGCAACTGGTGGCGGGGTTTGGCGCACTAAAGATGGTGGAAGTACTTGGGAAAGTATATCTGACGGTCATTTTGGAGGATCAATTGGAGCTGTTGCAGTAGCAGAAAGTGATCCAAATGTGATTTATGTTGGCGGTGGTGAAAAAACTCTACGTGGAAATATGTCTTATGGCTACGGAATGTATAAATCAGTTGATGCTGGTAAAAACTGGGAGCATATTGGCCTTGATAACAGTCGTCACATAAGCAGAATTAGAATTCACCCTCAAAATCCTGATATATTATATGTGGCCGTAATGGGTGATATTTTTAAGGATTCAGAAGAAAGAGGGGTTTATAAGTCAACCGATGGGGGCAAAACCTGGCAAAGAAAATTATTCGCCAATAAAAGAGCCGGAGCAGTCGATCTTATTCTAGACCCTAACAATCCTAGAATTATGTACGCCTCCACTTGGAATGTTCGTAGAAGCCCATCTAATTTCTCCAGTGGCGGACCTGGATCAGATATATGGAAATCTACTGATAGTGGGGAAAATTGGGTAAAATTATCAGTGAATAAGGGATTACCAAAAGGTGTTTGGGGAATTTCAGGCATTACAGTTTCTCCCAAAAACTCTAATCGATTATGGGCAATAATTGAAAATGAAAACGGTGGGGTGTTCCGATCCGATGATGCAGGTGAAACTTGGCAAAAAACTAATGATGACAGATCACTAAGGCAAAGGGCTTGGTATTACACTAGAATTTATGCTGATAGTCAAGATGAAGACATGGTATATGTAGTTAATGTAAGTTATCATCAATCAAAAGATGGAGGGAAAACTTTTACTTCACATCGCGCCCCACATGGAGATCATCATGATTTATGGATAGATCCAAATGACAATCAAAGGATGATCATGGCGGATGATGGGGGTGCTCAAGTGAGTTTTGACGGTGGAGAAAACTGGAGCACCTATATGAACCAAAACACAGCCCAATTTTACCGAGTAACTACTGATAATCATTTCCCTTTCAGAATATATGGAGCTCAGCAAGATAATTCTACGGTAAGAATAGCGCATAGAACTACGGGCTCTGTAATTGGGGAGCAAGATTGGGAATCGACAGCTGGTGGTGAAAGTGCCCATTTGGCGATTGATGAAAAAAATAATGATATTGTTTATGGCGGGAGCTATGATGGTTTTTTAACTCGATACAATCATAACTCAGAGGAAATCAGAGCCATTAACGTTTGGCCTGATAATCCGATGGGGCATGGTGCAGAAGAAATGAAATATCGTTTTCAATGGAATTTCCCGATTTTTACTTCTCCCCATGATCCCAATAAATTATATACTGCTTCCAACCATTTGCATGTTACCACCAATGAAGGTCATCAGTGGGAAACCATCAGTCCGGATTTAACAAGAAATGACCCAAGCAAATTAGGTCCCTCTGGTGGACCTATCACAAAAGATAATACCAGTGTTGAATATTACTGCACTATATTCGCAGCCATTGAATCTCCTTATGAGGAAGGTCTTTTATGGACAGGATCTGATGATGGCTTAGTTCATGTCAGCAAAGATGGGGGTGAGAATTGGGAAAATGTTACACCTAAAAATATGCCTGAGTGGATTATGATCAATAGCATTGAAGCAGATCCATTCACCAATGGTGGGGCCTATATTGCCGCAACTTCCTACAAAAACGGAGATTACCAACCTTATTTGTATAAAACCAAAGATTATGGGAAAAGCTGGACAAAAATTGTAAACGGGATCCAAAATGACCATTTCACAAGGGTGGTTCGTGCAGATCCTGAGAAAAAAGGCTTGCTTTACGCGGGAACAGAAACCAAAATGTATATTTCATTTGATGATGGGGCTAGTTGGAAAGATTTCCAATTAAACTTACCAATTGTACCAATCACTGATTTAACTATTAAAGACAATCATTTAATTGCCGCCACTCAAGGTAGGGGGTTTTGGTTAATTGATGACTTGACAGTCATGCATCAATTAAGTGATGAGGTAAAACAAAATGATTTTTACTTATTCCAACCCAAGAAAACATACCGGATTGGAGGAAGAAGTTATGAATCTAAAACTGCAGGTAAAAATATGCCTTCAGGAGTGATTACCTATTTCCATTTAAACGACACGAGTGCAGCAGACACTGTGAAAATTCATTTCAAAGAGAAATCAGGAAAAGTGATTTCCACCTTTAGTACTCATCCTGATAAGAAAGCCAAAGAAGAAAAACTAACAGTTGAACCAGGTAGCAATCAATTGATCTGGAACATGCGATATCCTGATGCCGAAGATTTCGATGGGATGATCTTGTGGTGGTCATCAACTAGCGGACCAACAGCCTTGCCAGGGAAATACGATGTAGAACTTTCTTTGAATGGAGAAATACAGACCCAAGAATTTGAAATCGTGAAAGACCCTAGATCAAGTGCTACTCTAGATGATCTAAAAGCCCAGTTTGATTTCCAAACTGAAGTGATCACAAAACTTTCAGAAACGAACTTAGCCATAAAAGATATCCGAAAAGCAAGAACTCAAATTGAGGATGTGATTAAGAAAGCCGAAGCCGATACCATTAAAAATATGGGGAAAAGCATTTTGGACGAAATGAAGGAAATAGAAGAGTCTTTGTATCAAACTAAAAACAGAAGCGGGCAGGATCCATTAAATTACCCAATCAGACTAAATAACAAATTGGGACACTTAAATAGTTTAATGGGAATGGGCGATAATAGACCAACAGAATCAGCTATCGAATTTAGTAAAGAGGTCACAGCCAGAATTGACAAGCACTTGGAGGCCTTAAAGGTAATATTAGATAAAGACGTCTCAGCATTTAATGATTTGGTGCAAGCCAATCAAGTTAAAGCTGTGAAGTTAGATTGA
- the recR gene encoding recombination mediator RecR has product MEFSSKLIESAVNEFSKLPGIGKKTALRLVLHLLKQEKDFTTDIAQSLVEMRQNIKYCKKCHNISDEELCNICKSHKRDASIICLVEDTRDVLAIENTSQYNGLYHVLGGIISPIEGIGPEDLTIDSLMERVSASNSEVKEIIFGLSPTMEGDTTAFYISKKVKPFGIKTSTIARGIPIGGELEYADEITLGRSIVSRTAYE; this is encoded by the coding sequence ATGGAGTTTTCCTCAAAATTAATTGAGTCAGCGGTTAATGAATTTTCCAAACTTCCTGGTATTGGAAAGAAAACTGCACTAAGATTAGTCCTTCATTTACTAAAGCAAGAAAAAGACTTCACAACAGATATTGCGCAATCCCTTGTAGAGATGCGTCAAAACATCAAATATTGTAAAAAATGCCATAATATTTCAGATGAAGAGCTTTGCAATATTTGTAAAAGTCACAAGCGAGATGCTTCAATCATTTGCCTGGTAGAAGATACTCGTGATGTGCTGGCTATCGAAAATACATCTCAATATAACGGGCTCTATCATGTTTTGGGAGGTATTATCTCTCCAATCGAGGGGATTGGACCCGAGGATTTGACCATCGACAGTTTGATGGAAAGGGTTTCAGCCTCGAATTCAGAGGTAAAAGAAATAATTTTCGGACTTTCACCCACGATGGAAGGAGATACCACTGCTTTTTACATTAGTAAAAAAGTAAAGCCCTTCGGGATTAAAACTAGTACAATCGCCAGGGGAATTCCTATTGGTGGTGAATTAGAATATGCCGATGAAATTACTTTGGGCAGAAGTATTGTAAGCAGGACTGCTTATGAATAG
- a CDS encoding ATP-dependent Clp protease adaptor ClpS, with protein MNNFNIFYQYQEDTREEILESVSDEEVNDLIVYNDDINTFDHVINTLIKVCKHSPEQAEQCTLLVHYKGKCAVKKGSFVDLIPYRQGIVDAGINAEIE; from the coding sequence ATGAACAACTTTAATATTTTTTATCAATATCAAGAAGATACTAGAGAGGAGATCCTAGAATCTGTCTCTGATGAGGAGGTCAATGATTTGATTGTTTATAATGACGATATCAATACCTTTGACCATGTAATTAACACCTTGATAAAAGTTTGTAAGCACTCTCCTGAGCAAGCCGAACAATGTACATTATTAGTGCATTACAAAGGGAAATGTGCGGTGAAAAAAGGTTCATTTGTCGACTTAATACCCTACAGGCAAGGTATTGTCGATGCAGGCATTAATGCGGAGATAGAATAA
- a CDS encoding sodium:solute symporter yields the protein MSPILVISVISIYFIVLMGISYFTSRENDNLTFFTANRQSPWYLVAFGMIGASLSGVTFISVPGEVGNTAFAYFQVVLGYLVGYLVIATVLLPLYYRLNLISIYTYLEQRFGTYSYKSGAFFFLLSRIVGSSFRLFLVAGVLQIAIFDAYGWPFSVTVAITIALIWLYTFRGGIKTIVWTDTLQTLFMISAVAISIYLMKDALDMTWLQLTEKVSSSGYSEIFVWDWQSGQNFFKQFISGAFIAIVMTGLDQDMMQKNLTCRSLKDAQKNMFWFCIVLVIVNFMFLSMGALLYIYAGEMNIAIPARTDDLYPMLALEHFPLIAGVVFLLGIIAAAYSSADSALTALTTSFCVDFLGLGQEDKPISKKIRIRVHLVFSAILFLVIIAFKAINDQSVITAVFKAAGYTYGPILGLFTFGLITKYQLKDKWVPIVAILSPLVSYIINDNSEAWFFGYRFGFEILVVNGLLTFLGLFLIKKE from the coding sequence ATGAGTCCAATACTTGTTATTAGTGTCATATCCATCTATTTTATCGTTTTAATGGGTATTTCCTATTTTACATCTCGGGAAAATGACAATCTAACTTTCTTTACGGCCAACAGGCAGTCACCATGGTATTTGGTGGCTTTTGGAATGATAGGTGCCTCGCTTTCCGGAGTTACTTTTATTAGTGTTCCTGGTGAAGTTGGAAATACGGCTTTCGCATATTTTCAAGTTGTCTTAGGTTATTTAGTGGGCTATTTGGTGATTGCTACAGTGTTGCTTCCCCTCTATTATCGCTTAAATCTTATTAGCATTTATACTTATTTAGAACAGCGATTCGGTACGTATTCCTATAAAAGTGGTGCATTTTTCTTTTTACTTTCACGAATTGTAGGCTCCTCCTTTAGACTCTTTCTCGTGGCGGGTGTTTTACAAATAGCTATTTTCGATGCATATGGATGGCCTTTTTCAGTCACAGTAGCTATTACCATTGCTTTAATTTGGTTATATACTTTCCGAGGGGGCATAAAAACAATTGTTTGGACAGATACTTTACAGACTCTTTTTATGATTTCTGCAGTAGCAATCAGCATATATTTAATGAAAGATGCATTGGATATGACCTGGCTGCAGCTAACTGAAAAAGTTTCATCATCAGGCTATTCCGAAATATTTGTTTGGGACTGGCAAAGTGGTCAGAACTTCTTTAAGCAATTTATCAGTGGGGCTTTTATCGCGATTGTAATGACCGGTTTAGATCAGGATATGATGCAAAAAAACTTGACCTGTCGTTCTTTAAAAGATGCTCAAAAGAATATGTTTTGGTTTTGCATAGTGCTCGTCATCGTTAATTTCATGTTTTTAAGCATGGGTGCTCTGCTTTACATTTATGCCGGAGAAATGAATATTGCCATTCCTGCAAGAACTGATGATTTATATCCGATGCTTGCTTTGGAACATTTTCCATTAATAGCAGGGGTAGTTTTTCTACTGGGAATAATTGCTGCTGCCTATTCGAGTGCCGATTCAGCACTAACTGCTTTAACCACCTCCTTCTGTGTTGATTTTCTTGGTCTAGGCCAAGAGGACAAGCCTATTTCCAAGAAAATCAGAATAAGAGTGCACTTAGTTTTCTCAGCGATTCTGTTTCTGGTTATCATAGCATTCAAAGCTATCAACGACCAAAGTGTGATAACAGCTGTTTTCAAAGCAGCAGGTTATACCTACGGCCCGATTCTAGGCTTATTCACCTTCGGGCTGATCACCAAATATCAGTTAAAGGACAAATGGGTTCCCATTGTAGCAATCCTTTCCCCCTTGGTATCATATATCATCAATGACAATTCTGAAGCATGGTTCTTTGGCTACCGATTTGGATTTGAGATATTGGTAGTCAATGGATTACTGACTTTTCTAGGCTTGTTTTTAATCAAAAAAGAGTAA
- a CDS encoding type II toxin-antitoxin system VapC family toxin has protein sequence MKNILIDAGPLIALFDRGDKYHLKAISFLKSLDRGLLTTWPVITETSHMLNFSTKAQANFLEWIERGGLKIFEMEHEHVNRLTELTKKYDDVPMDLADASLILVSEVKGIHQIASIDSDFYIYRDIRNKYLDNIFL, from the coding sequence ATGAAAAACATTCTCATTGATGCAGGCCCGCTTATCGCACTTTTCGATAGAGGCGATAAATATCATCTAAAGGCTATTTCATTTCTAAAATCACTGGACAGGGGTCTCCTTACTACCTGGCCAGTGATTACGGAGACTTCTCATATGTTGAATTTTAGTACGAAAGCACAAGCCAATTTTCTTGAATGGATAGAAAGAGGTGGCCTGAAAATATTTGAAATGGAGCATGAGCATGTCAATCGACTTACTGAATTGACCAAAAAATATGATGATGTTCCGATGGATTTGGCTGATGCAAGTTTGATATTAGTATCAGAAGTTAAGGGCATTCATCAAATTGCAAGTATAGATTCAGACTTTTATATCTATCGAGATATTAGAAATAAATACCTAGATAATATTTTCCTCTAA
- a CDS encoding MGMT family protein — MKEKNDFFDQVYQVVRLIPKGRVTSYGAIAKYLGAAKSARVVGYAMNASHSMEDIPAHRVVNRNGLLSGKMHFETPDAMQNSLEGEGITVKKDQIQDFKKVFWNPMEELDL, encoded by the coding sequence ATGAAAGAAAAGAATGATTTTTTCGACCAGGTGTATCAAGTTGTCCGATTAATCCCAAAAGGAAGGGTAACTTCCTATGGTGCAATTGCTAAATACCTTGGGGCCGCAAAAAGTGCTAGAGTAGTGGGTTATGCAATGAATGCTTCACATTCAATGGAAGATATTCCGGCTCATAGAGTAGTTAATCGAAATGGTTTACTAAGTGGTAAAATGCATTTTGAAACTCCAGATGCTATGCAAAATTCCTTGGAAGGGGAAGGGATAACAGTTAAGAAAGATCAGATTCAAGATTTTAAAAAGGTTTTTTGGAATCCAATGGAAGAGTTGGATTTGTGA
- a CDS encoding WG repeat-containing protein, whose translation MTKLLYIFLIPWSLFAYASQAQAYANFPLDSTLEVFSKKGKKGVKNQTGSILLDPKYQDFGWSDGKKRNSTEIIGYRQNDLWGLMANDFEEVSKPKYNSIVPFGKELLIISEKSKYSKVLFYGLIRSNGKTKIKSKYRNLNPAGDFLITATKKEQEIYFGIINSNDKSIVPSEYFHISYLGYNNFSLTHENGDRELIKLTPKPESILKNIDSVSTFRDGVAIVFKNGKQGLIRQDGKILLPVEYKKIEWNNGKHIYVTQLDEWTVHDTNGKEINTHRADSVFYLNDSLIVKNTSSFAQVYNTQSEKDLQGFRADIKDVFGENYILQTPTQTFIAKDSNQLISQKFTGDVHWNKKFFVAKEKTFKGFENIIINRNGKSIVAQSYNFSEEIIELKIKSFWGIFNEDLNEIIPPMYESIKKNGEHFIVNFKGQFGVIDQENEWVIPPLYLSIEAIDDSNYKMVDKYLREYISDGIDRKEAKLYYDFYGQFGVEQNVSNQFRLIDQTGSAKTGFRSGRYNGHGENGILFKNQKQHILINQEGKELFKINNYDTIVFSNDEYLAIQRNGQWGFINQDGILRIANRYDTVRPFFNERSAIKIRNSWGFINRQEDLVIQPYFSEVSDFENNTAFVKINNKYGVIDSTGQFIIEAEYDEILKEKGFYLLRKATKWGVAKTNGKIITYPTYDSIRVGENFLTVEKYASYRIVTAGGINLINNQFDKIYFDQQQKVFLAKKTAKREQVFLTDILSGKYP comes from the coding sequence ATGACAAAATTACTCTATATTTTCTTAATCCCATGGTCTTTGTTTGCTTATGCCAGTCAGGCACAAGCTTATGCTAATTTTCCGCTAGATAGCACTTTGGAAGTATTTTCAAAAAAAGGTAAGAAAGGGGTGAAAAATCAAACAGGCAGTATCTTACTGGATCCAAAGTATCAGGACTTTGGTTGGTCTGATGGAAAAAAAAGAAATAGTACTGAGATCATCGGTTATCGACAAAATGACTTATGGGGTCTGATGGCAAATGATTTTGAGGAGGTATCAAAACCAAAATACAATTCCATTGTGCCTTTTGGAAAAGAATTGTTGATCATTTCCGAAAAGAGTAAATATTCAAAAGTACTATTTTACGGTCTGATAAGGTCAAATGGGAAAACTAAAATTAAATCTAAGTATAGAAATCTTAATCCGGCAGGCGATTTTCTCATAACCGCTACAAAAAAAGAACAAGAGATATACTTCGGAATTATCAATTCCAACGATAAGTCTATTGTACCTTCTGAATATTTTCATATTAGTTACTTGGGATATAACAACTTCTCATTAACCCACGAAAATGGGGATAGGGAATTAATAAAATTGACTCCCAAACCAGAAAGCATTTTAAAGAATATAGATAGTGTTTCCACTTTCCGGGATGGGGTTGCTATTGTATTCAAAAACGGAAAACAAGGGTTGATTCGTCAAGATGGAAAAATTTTGCTGCCTGTAGAATACAAAAAGATTGAATGGAATAATGGCAAACATATCTATGTTACACAATTAGATGAGTGGACCGTCCATGACACTAATGGGAAAGAAATAAATACACATAGAGCAGATTCAGTCTTTTATCTTAATGACAGTTTAATTGTCAAAAACACCTCCTCCTTTGCGCAGGTCTATAACACTCAAAGCGAAAAAGATCTTCAGGGATTTCGAGCTGATATTAAAGATGTTTTCGGTGAAAATTACATTCTCCAAACGCCAACTCAAACGTTCATTGCAAAAGACAGCAACCAACTGATTAGTCAGAAATTCACAGGAGATGTTCACTGGAATAAAAAATTCTTTGTGGCAAAAGAAAAGACTTTTAAGGGATTTGAAAACATAATCATTAATAGAAACGGCAAATCAATTGTAGCTCAATCATACAATTTTTCGGAAGAAATAATCGAATTAAAAATCAAATCTTTCTGGGGGATTTTCAATGAAGATCTAAACGAAATCATTCCACCTATGTATGAATCCATCAAGAAAAATGGCGAACATTTCATTGTAAATTTCAAAGGACAATTCGGAGTAATAGATCAAGAAAATGAATGGGTGATTCCTCCCCTATATTTGTCAATTGAAGCTATTGATGACTCCAACTATAAAATGGTGGACAAATACTTAAGAGAGTATATTTCTGATGGGATAGATAGAAAAGAGGCTAAATTATACTATGACTTTTACGGTCAATTTGGAGTGGAACAAAATGTAAGCAACCAATTTAGATTAATTGATCAGACAGGCTCTGCCAAAACAGGCTTTCGGTCTGGTAGGTATAATGGCCATGGCGAAAATGGAATTCTTTTCAAGAATCAAAAACAACATATTCTTATAAATCAAGAAGGTAAAGAACTATTTAAAATTAATAATTATGACACCATTGTTTTTTCTAATGATGAATATTTAGCGATACAACGGAATGGTCAGTGGGGCTTTATCAATCAAGATGGAATTTTGAGGATTGCTAATCGATATGATACGGTTCGGCCATTTTTTAATGAACGCTCGGCAATTAAAATCAGGAATTCCTGGGGATTTATCAATCGACAAGAAGATTTGGTAATTCAACCCTATTTTTCAGAAGTCTCAGATTTCGAAAACAATACAGCTTTTGTAAAAATAAATAATAAATATGGTGTAATTGATTCTACTGGACAGTTCATTATTGAGGCAGAATATGATGAAATCCTTAAGGAAAAAGGGTTCTATTTATTACGCAAAGCTACTAAATGGGGTGTTGCAAAGACTAATGGAAAGATTATTACTTATCCTACCTATGATAGTATTAGAGTTGGAGAAAATTTTCTTACTGTCGAGAAATACGCTTCGTACAGAATAGTAACTGCAGGAGGAATTAATCTCATTAATAATCAATTCGACAAAATTTATTTTGATCAGCAGCAGAAAGTTTTTCTTGCAAAAAAAACTGCTAAAAGAGAACAAGTTTTTCTCACAGATATATTAAGTGGGAAATATCCATAA
- a CDS encoding sensor histidine kinase translates to MGYKLEHTAEISSELPGELLLKIMTVSSLVEANGVPIKALNNMLNFITHEFGADEHWVVEESKKDNCLKWDLENPLIKESIPFNHELKDNSQHPFFTVEIKKPFLLFKHHLIFPIELNNKKIYVGFSSQQKFDLTTQDQKFFDVISERLKELILLINNERKEKSKTQRLETILDRLPQAIVFTENKNGDTWLNNEALEIFGLKKNEKTIPSELFTEKLAELKVKVTNKEEVEMVGNNLISLNALPSSFGEDWIWKFENSVLKVIRKNAYIGGKEGELWVFDNVSELYFANERLNSLFRKLNVAYNEINANLTEFQSKSTSKSITDLEAEESRIIQQYDDNDILGKVTHDLRTPFAKVYTIVQLLLSDNQENLSDQQVERINLIKQVVADGLQIVKGFLDTGNMVLDDNKFNPELIDIQEFVDNSLMPYELLSAKKNIIFITQVLDKNLQIDVDRTYLRRIIDNLVSNAIKFSPDETQINYTIHKVEDEIIFSVKDQGPGLTDDDKSRLFKKYQQLSAKPIGTDESTGLGLYIVKTMVDKMGGRIWVESEKGKGADFRVALKASN, encoded by the coding sequence ATGGGTTACAAATTAGAACATACTGCTGAAATATCTTCCGAACTTCCAGGTGAACTTCTTTTAAAAATCATGACCGTAAGTTCCTTGGTGGAGGCCAATGGTGTACCTATAAAAGCATTGAACAATATGCTAAACTTTATCACCCACGAGTTTGGTGCTGATGAACATTGGGTAGTTGAAGAAAGCAAAAAGGACAACTGTCTTAAATGGGATTTGGAAAATCCTCTAATAAAAGAAAGCATCCCATTTAATCATGAACTGAAGGACAATAGCCAGCATCCTTTTTTTACAGTAGAAATTAAGAAGCCCTTCCTTCTTTTTAAGCATCATTTGATTTTCCCCATTGAGCTTAATAATAAAAAAATATATGTTGGATTTTCATCACAGCAAAAATTTGACTTAACGACTCAAGACCAAAAGTTCTTTGATGTTATTTCGGAACGGCTGAAGGAGTTGATCCTCTTAATTAACAATGAACGGAAAGAAAAATCAAAAACTCAACGTTTAGAAACTATTCTAGATAGACTACCTCAAGCTATTGTATTTACAGAAAATAAGAATGGCGATACATGGCTCAATAATGAGGCATTGGAAATCTTTGGTTTAAAGAAAAATGAAAAAACTATTCCTTCCGAACTTTTTACTGAAAAATTAGCGGAGCTAAAAGTTAAAGTCACCAACAAGGAAGAAGTTGAAATGGTAGGTAATAATTTAATAAGTTTAAATGCTCTGCCGTCTAGCTTTGGTGAAGATTGGATATGGAAATTTGAAAATTCTGTATTAAAGGTAATTCGTAAAAATGCCTACATAGGTGGAAAAGAAGGCGAATTATGGGTTTTTGACAATGTAAGTGAATTATATTTTGCCAATGAGCGATTGAATTCACTATTCAGAAAACTTAATGTGGCCTATAATGAAATTAATGCCAACCTTACTGAATTTCAAAGTAAATCAACTAGCAAAAGCATAACTGATTTAGAAGCCGAAGAATCCCGGATCATACAGCAATATGATGATAATGATATCTTAGGTAAAGTTACCCACGATCTAAGAACCCCTTTTGCCAAAGTTTACACCATCGTGCAGTTGCTATTGAGCGATAATCAAGAAAATTTGAGCGACCAACAGGTTGAAAGAATTAATCTAATCAAGCAAGTGGTTGCAGATGGTTTACAAATTGTAAAAGGCTTTTTGGATACTGGAAATATGGTATTGGATGATAACAAATTCAATCCTGAGCTTATTGATATCCAAGAATTTGTAGATAATAGCTTAATGCCATATGAACTTTTATCTGCCAAAAAGAATATAATTTTTATTACTCAAGTATTGGACAAAAATCTCCAAATTGACGTAGATCGAACTTACTTGCGAAGAATTATCGATAATCTGGTGTCTAACGCCATAAAATTCTCTCCTGATGAAACTCAGATCAACTACACGATTCATAAAGTAGAGGATGAAATTATATTTTCTGTAAAAGACCAAGGCCCTGGACTTACAGATGATGACAAAAGTCGATTATTTAAAAAATACCAACAACTCTCTGCTAAGCCAATTGGAACCGATGAATCTACCGGTTTAGGTCTTTACATCGTGAAAACTATGGTAGATAAAATGGGTGGAAGAATTTGGGTAGAAAGCGAAAAAGGAAAAGGTGCTGATTTCAGAGTAGCATTAAAAGCAAGTAATTAA